CAAATGCAtttgtctctgtttctctgtACAGTTGAATGAATATCATAACACAAAATAACtaattattattccttttattAGAGATAACTAATTATTCTTCCTCATATGCAGCCATCCTAGGCAGGTAGTATAGAACTATTGACCCAGCCGGAATAAAAAGTTTGTCTTCTCAGTTCTAACTAGCAGTCAGAATAAACTACCACGTAGCAGTTTTTTTCTGAGTATATCAGTTGTTCTAATAAGATATTGTTTTTCCCTACCATATTTCTATTTCCTGTATACTTAGGATGCTAGAGCTTCAACTCtattataagaaagaaaaagagagaaatcttgATACTAATGGGCTTCACTTCTTAGCAGGGTGAACGAGCCTGTGAAGGGTTTTGCTTCTGCACACTTTTAAGCCTAAAACCTCTCATGCAGCAAGTGACCATGATGACCACTGCAGTGCAGAAACTAGCTTTGTGTGATTTTGCCAGGCTGCTACTCACAGCAGTTCCTCAGACTGAGTAGCTGAGGTACCTGCACTCTGTATTGTAGTTCTTGCATTGACCCTGATTCATTGTGTAGGCTCTTAGCGCCTTTCCGTTTATTTACAAATATCTTCCTGCAGCTCTATTTGCTGACAGTTATGCTTTGGAAAATCTTCCCTGGTCTCTGGGTTCACAAATCTGATTGGGAGGCCTAATGGTTAAAAAGGGACATATATTCCACTGGTCTATCAGATTTCATGGAATTAATTGCCAGCAAGGTCATTCCTTCCAGGAAATAAAGCCGCCAACTGGGATGGGGTTTTCAAACCAAAGGACTACAAACAACATGTAATTCCTCTGGATCTTTCTACTTGGTGCAAAtttagaggagaagaaaatattgtCCCTACCCCTCATTCTAAACAAGCCAAAAAGGTTCCTGCCATATATGGTCATTCAGGAGAATAACTTCAGGTACCTTTTGTTGAAAACTTCCTGTGAAATATGTAACAGTGGAAACAGCTGTCTTCtttgaaaagaagagaaatgggaAAGCTGGCACCCCCGTCAGCAAGAGGAACCAGCGATAGATGTGTTCCCTAATGTGAACGCATTAAATGTCAAAAATAAGTATGCCACTTACCATCTGGTTTGAACACTACCAGAGGAGACTATTGCTGATGTTCTAACTCTGACCATCAATAAACCAGATACATTTGTCCATTCCTATtgaatcataaaaaaaatgtggctttttatactaaacataagaaaagcagaaacaaaaaccagacagGGCACCTGAAAATCTAACTACAACGTTCACAGTTAAATTGATAAAGCTAGACACTCATTGTAGCTGTTCCTGGAACACTGGACTGAGGGGCCAAATTACCTTTTCCAAAGCACCCATGCCATAGACAAAGCTATAACCTATTAAAAATCTGAcagaattttaaaacagaaaaagaggtggGAATAAAAAGATAGCCCTTACCAAAAGTGTATCATTCCTTATTTCAACATGGAAAGCATCAGCATTAGTATGATACCTACAACATTTGAATACTTGAGTCTGTAAGAGAGCTGCACAGCATTTATTATCCCTTTTTATCCCCACATTGGCTTTACTTCACAGCCAGAGATAATTTCTGCACACACAGTCTCATAGAAGAGGTCaaactggaagggacctctgggggtcACCTGGCCCAGCACCCTATTTCTGAAGCAGGGTTATTTGTTTCCTCATTTTCTACCACCCGgtagagggaggaagaagaataGTCTTGTCTTTACGGCCGACAGGTGTCGAGCTGTTCAATGAAGTACGAAGTCTCCTTCAGCCCAGCTGATGATGGCCTCTCCTCTGGGAGCAAAGCTCCTGGATTTTCATCAGACCTATGGCACAGCATGCCCCTGGGCCCCTGAGCTGGTGACTGTTAGCTCCATGTCCATTTATGCTCCATTGAAGCCAAGACTGTCAGAGAGCACATCTGAGCTTGTGACTCTTCTCCTCTTGGCCATTTGGTGTGAGACAGAGGAACACCTTGTTCATCTGGAGTGCACCAGTTCTCTGGACACAGGGAAACAGCCTTCTGCTCTATGTCGGTAAGGGACAGTCAATAAACCTGAACCACAGCCAGAGAAGGGGACAACAGCGACTGTGATTTACTCTTGCTATTGCGACTTGTGCCCATTGTCTCAGTGGGAGAGAGACAAAGCTGTTGTCAAGTCCAGCCAGGGAGTACATCTGTTTCTGATTCTGATTCTGATTCTACCCTGTCGAAAGCACCTGCCCTGGTTACGCCACCCAGCAAAACACCGTCATACCTAACGGTTGGCCCGGCTGCGCACAGCCATAGTAGAGTGTGAGGGAGCAGTACATATGTGCAGGATGGGGATCCAACATcttgctctggggctgggtcttTTTCTGCTCATGCCTGTGGCTTACTTCCAGTTCCCTCCCTCAAGTCCTTCCTCCCTGGCCAGATTTCGCAAGATGAGAAGCAAACACCGAGTCACTCATTGCCCATCTAAGTACCTCTTTCCCATGTTTAACGCAGGTTGATTTTGAAATTATCTTAAGCTTAAGGCCTCCTGAGCTTAAGTCCTTGACAATATGTCTCCCTTTGGCCGCTGCTAGATTCCCCTGGACTCCCCGTGGCTGACCCAAGCCAAGCGCACAAGATGGGTATGCCTCTTTCCAGACCTTCCTTCAAATCACAGGACGTGATTGCCATCACAGGCCAGGACTGCAGCAGCTCCCCCTGTCATGGTTCAACAATGGCCAGGTCCACAAGGACACCTAAGCATCTCAATTGCAGCTAATGTTTGGTATGCTGTACAATCAGGTGCTTTTTCCTCACCTCCACATCCTCACAGTCAATTGTGGTTTTCTCAGCAGCAAGCTCTGTTAGTTTTGGGCCTTGGGGACAACccctggggtttggggtgggatttCAGAGTGTGTATGCGACAGGAATCACTTCATCCCTGAGACGGCAAGGGAAGCAGAGCTGAGGAGCACAACAGgaaagggaggagcaggagaaaatgGCTCTTCCAGGGAGCAGCCATAGACGGAGAAGTGgatggaagaagagaggaggaaatggcTGAGAAGGGAACTGAACCTGACCTAAGTAAAGGGTGAAATCACAACTTTTGGGCAACAAGTGCTACAGCAGCAGCGGTGGCTGTGCCGAACTCCCACGAAGGCGATACGCTGCCAGAGCCTGAACAGAGCGTGTGTGTCTCATGGCCCTACTCAGTACTCTGGATAACGGAGCCAGGGGgcccaggctctgccagccccaacGGCACAGGGGAGGGTCGCATGACGCCCGGAGAGGAGCTGCATGAGGCGTCATTAAGGAGTCAGCATTTAATGATAACAAGTCTGATGGGGCTTCTGCAAGTGGGATGGGTGATTCCCAGTGCCGTTGTTGTGCTGCGACACAGGCCACGGTGGGGCTTGTTAAAAGTTAGTTGTTcttcttctgcaaagcatttacaTGTCTGCTGGCGACAATGATAGGGGCTGGCCGCGCAGAGCCCCCAGACAATGCATGGCGAAGCCTCCAGGGCTGTGAGCAAAGCCAACACAACAACAGACCATTCCTCCCCAAGACAAGGACAGATGATGACCTCTGCTTCTGTTACTGTGGTTGGGGTTGCTAAACTGCAATCAGGATCAAGACACAAGGATCACCCGTTTTGAAAGACCAGAACTGCCCCATTTCATATCTTTAGTCAGGAAAGGTGTAACACACAGGGCTCTTCCCGGTCACTGCCTCTgactcttcctcttcttcctctgtcttgCCCCAGCAAACACGGCACCTTGTCTTTCTCAGCTTTCCCATGTTGCCCCTGATAATTCTCTCCAGAGTGCCAGGATCCCCTTTTGTCCAAAACATTGAATCTGCAACTCTGAGCCATTGCTGACTCCTGCCCCTCTCTGCGctcacttccttccttcctttgcatccattttctctcctttcGCGTGCCTTGAAGGCTCTGGAAATGCCCGATGCTACTTCCAGCAGGTCTGGACGTGTCCCCTCTGAGTCCCTCTGCTCTACCAAAGCCGCCTGTGCCCACGTCCCCTGTTCACAGCAAATTCCTGCTCCTTAGGGCTCTCCTGCAGTGCCCCACAGAGCGGAAACCACCCCTCTGATTGTGAGATGCCTGCTGCCTCCCGTCACCCCCACCCATGAGAAAGAGCGCTGTTCTTCTCACGTCACGTGCAGTGGGGACCAAGTTGTGATTAAACAAACGTGGAATATGGTTCCTTTTCTAGACAGAAATTCTAGTGCAGTTGTTTAACACACTTCAGTAGGGGTCAACCTCTACCCTGTAGTGTTTGCTCTACCCTTTCTCATGCCAGGTTCTCTTGCGCCACACACCTCAACACCAGGAAAGGGGAGAACCAAAACACTGTGAAAGACTTTATATTTGGCTTATTTTCAGATTTGCAGGTCCAGGGTGCTTTGTTTTAACCTTTGCTTGCCCTAATATGCtgaataaattttaaatctcCGAGCATTGCAGCAGGTGACTTTGTGGCATTTGGAGCACCGATTATTAGTCAGGAATAACTGCTTGTTTTATAAATTCCCCATCGTACCAGTATTTCTATATGTGTCATTTGCATCAGCAACCAGCAGCTCGTGGTGTCACTGACATCATTTCCCAGGATTCTTAGAGATGCGTCTATACACTACGTTTTGTCTCTGAGGCTTAAAGATGGATGTCCCTCTCCCCTTGTCTCCACTGGAAACCACTCCTGGAATGTGTTAGTAGAACAAGATTGAAattcctgccctccccaccaaGGAAGGGCAGACGTGGCTGGACCGTGGGGCACGTACTGTCTCTCCCATATTCCCTCTTGGAACAGCGCAAAGAAGGACATGAAGGTCCCTTTGCTCTTCCAGGAACATTCATCCGCACCATTCCTCACAGCCTGTGCCCATCCTTTGCGGGGCAGATCCCTCCTTCCCATCTCAGCCCCTTTCAGGCCATCGCAAACCCGAGCCAGGTGCTGCCCGTCGGGGCCGGTTGCCCTccaggcaggctgctgccctcctTCTCAGCAAGGGCTGTGCTACAGCCTGCCTTTGCAGAGCTTTCTGCCTGCGTCCAGCTGCTTGCCTTCGGCCAGCTGGGAGACGCTAGTCCAACACACAGCACAAAAGGCCCCATGTCCCACACGGCATCGCAAAAGCTTTTATTGCGCCTGTAGACCGTAGAGCTGGATTTGGCAAGAGCCTTGCACGTGTCGCAGCCCTTGCCTTGCCGGTGTGGGGCAAGagcttctgctttcttctcagtTGACAGCAGCAGTGGCACGGGCCGGTGCAGCCCTTTGCCTGGGGCATCTCTTCTTACTCTTGGTCGTGTTCTTCTTGGAGGGCGAGGCCACGCGCGGGCTTTGGGGGGCAGCCCTGCGGCGGCGCCTGGGCACTGCAGCTCCTCGCGGGAGCTGCTTGAGCCCAGCGCACTTCTGCAGCGCCATCTGCAAGTGCGATGGAGAGATGCGCTTCTGCTTGCTCTTCTTGCAAATCATGCCAGCCACGTCCATGACCTCGTGCGTCACGCACTGCAGCACCGCAGCCAGGTAGACGGGGGCCCTGGCTCCAAAGCGCTCAGCAAAGAGGCCTCTGCGCAGCTGCCTGTCGACGCGGCTCACGGGGAAGAGCAGCCCGGCCCGGGAGGAGCGGGAGGAGCGGCTCTTTCTGGCCTTTGCTTCGCTGCCTCCGGAGGGGCCCCCAGAACATGTCGCTGGGagctccctctcctgctcaggcCCCGTGCAGACCTCCTCTGCCCCGAACATGCTGCTCGCAGCTTGCTCCCGCAGGTCTCTCCACGCCGCGCCTTcccgtgccctgcctgccttgcccGCCTGCCCTGGCTTTCCTCGCAGGCCCCGGCTGCTGGTTCCTGTCTCCGGGCTCGGGTGCCTGCGCTGGGCCAAGCCTTGTCCTGGCAGGGCGTCCCCACCTGCTCGGGCCTTGGATCTCCCGGGCAGCAGCGGGTGCGAGGGCTCCTCTCGCCTGGCGGGCACCAATAGGAAAGCACTTCCTCTGTGACCTCACCTCTCTGCTAGTGACATCATGCCCGCTGGCTCCGCCCCTCGTGGCTgagctcaggcagcagctctgctcctcggCTCCGCTCCCCTTTTCCATGGCAGAGGCTTTCCCAGCGCTTGGCGGGGGGGAGGCCGCTACGAGGCCCAgcgctctcctctcctctgcctcctcctccctgcctccctgccccgccacacctctccctgcagccctggcctctcccctccacccccagcccacGTTGCCGCTCTTAGGGACAGGACCTCCTTCCTCCTGGCAGGGCATGCCAGCGACACGGGCTGCCCAGACATGGGTCCCATCGCGTGTTGATTAGCTCCAtgggtggagactccacaacctctctgtgcAATGCCCCCGAGCCTTCTCCTCTCtgggctgaacagccccagctctctcagctctTCCCTGCAACGAAAGCCCATGTTTTCCCGGGATGCCTTCTTAGTCTTCCAAtgcctccttcccttcttcttccccttgcCTCTCCTCCCCTGtcgggcagggcagggtggagaGTGAGCCAGCCAGAAGGAATCCCAAACCAGCCCCGACGCCTGCTGTGGTTTACAAAAACACAGGTACCTGGGGTGTGACTGCCTTGGGCAGGTGTGTCTGGGCAAGGCTGCGGAGGAGAAATGCCTTGAGAACATCTCAAGGACTGCAGAATATTCCTGTCTGCAGCGCTGTGTCCCCTCTACTGCACCCCAGAGGCAATGCAGGCAATGTGCTTTGCCTGGATTTGTATCCTGAGGTGTCTTCAAGTGCCTTCCATCAAGATAAATGTCTTTCAAACATCCACTTTTCATTTCTGCACATTGGGCCTCCTGGGCTTTTTGTAGCGGGATGGGTAGGGTTTCAGATGGCACCGAGGcgtcattttttcctttttcctgctgttttttttttactaaaagttCATTCCAACATACCATTTAGGTACTTTGGATGTGCACTCCCTCCTCACATTGCCCAAAGTGGTTTCACACTTTCAACTCATATAGTAAAGCCAGGTCTTCCCCGTGGCCCCATCTTCCTCCCACGTTTGTTCAAATGTTCCACTGTTTGCTCTTGCTCTCCTTGATTCGGGGACAACTTTGTTAGCGTATGTGGCAGCCTGATGAGATGCAGAGGCTGTGCCTGTCCAAGGGTGGCAGCTggacttgctttccttttttccaggctagcACTTGCAGAAGTGTGGAGGAGATAAATCATGCTGCTTCGTAGGAGAGCAATATCTCATGGAGCCAGAGCTGTGCCTTTTTCTGGTGTTCTGGGAATAGTTGTGGAGTCTTGGAACCACTCTCTGGGATGACGGAAAGATGAATATCCTCCGTGCATGAGGTCATTTTGTAAATAGAGTGCTTTCCAATGCCTGTACCACTAGAAGGAATGCTCTCCATTTTATATTTGGCTTCTGGCGCTAATAGTAAATCCTTGTTGCTTTCCAATtgaggagcaactgaaggagctgggactgtttagtttgaggaagaggaggctgaggggagacctcatcgctctctacaactatttgaaaggccattgtagagaggttggtgctggtctcttctcacaggcaattagtgatagaacaagagggaacggctTCAAGCTACAActgggtaggtttaggctggacattaggaaaaaattcttcacagaagagtggttagacactggaataggctgcccagggaggtggtggagtcaccatccctggatgtgtttaagactcgtttagatgtggtgttaggggatatggtgtaagggagaactttgtagagtggagatgatggttggactcgatgatcccaagggtcttttccaacctaaatgattctatgattctatgaatttccCCAGATTTCTTACCATTCTTACCAACCTGATTTTCAATGCCTCAGTCTGTCTAAGCAGTCGCAGATCCAAATTCCTATCTCTGTTCCCTGCTTCCTTTGTGGTATTGTTTCTTATATGTAATCCACAAATTGAGGCTCCTGTTAGTCATGATCTTCAAGAATATTATGAAAATCCATTGGATTCAGTTTTCCCAGCTTTCTTTGGCATATTGGAAAGTAGAAATCTACCTTTAAAATTAATATCCAATATTCCCAATGTCATATGATTGTCAGCATCCCTTTGCAAAGCTTTCTCCCCATACCCAGCTGTGTGCCCTTGTCTAGCCAGGAGAGTCTAGTCCAACACACAGTACCAAATGCCCCATGTCCTGGCCACAGCTATAAGATGTCATTGActtatgtcctggtttgagataggacagaaccaattttcttttcagtatctttacttttcagttaagtctcttctaattAACTGCACGTtatgaaattaatggcatatttttcagacagtgtctgcttctggcagtgataaggtctgatgtttatagtgaatgccaaggaatggtatgctaGGAGGCTCTTGCGtatacttactgctgtaacaaccaaggtcagctaacttgtTTATATACCTCGTTGGaaggtcagaagcagaagagcgtagaggggtcgcacctgtggggaggagtggacaggacaggtggcCCAAAACTGACAAACAGGGTATTCCATCTACTCTGCATCATGGTAAATATAACAGCTGAGGGATCAAAGTGTCAGCTCTCTCATTCTTCAATGGCtagcatctgaggaggactctgtctacctttgatctctcagcttttGATCtatgtgttcctgaatccagttcctgactCCAGTTCTcgtctgtcgctgagtccagtctgggattttcccagtgcctgccagtgacatgattGACATCCTGGGAGCTCagtactggttttgtatatatatagtatatatttcattatttttattaatattataatgttttattattaatattaaagtagttttattttccttttcaatccGTATGTGTCTCTCCCTtatcctctctcccttctcttctgtgaaGGAGATAAaggttaaaagagagcatctatcattcatttagtggccagcccagcctaaaacataacagatttattggcgcccaacaAGGGGCCCGACTGGGGCTCTCACAGATTGCCTGAATTGTTCAAATTACAGCTTGTTTGGTCGAAAGAGTATCAGATTTTTTCCTTGGAGAGTCTTGAGGTGTTGGAAATTAAAAGACAGCTCACACCTTGTTGCTCTTGAGCAAAATATTATATCGTGTCTTTAtagagttttgtttaaaattagtTGATGCAGTGCCATATGTGTTGTGTTATTATTCatttgtgatttgtgtttatttgCAGTGGTTTGGTACAGGGTGCTGGATGAAACATGCTATTTGGCTATGGTTTTAAACCGCAATTCATGCCTGAATAAACTGGGCGCGACTTTACCTGCACACCTCGGGCGTCGCCTAGTGTATTTtgttactaattacacttttaatTTTACCTTGGGTGATTTACCTCTTCTTTTTATCCCCAGATGATTCCACTAGGGATTGGGGATTTCAGAAATGATTGTTACTTCCTGAAAAATCATGATTCTATTATTGActctcctgaatgtgtttcaggGATTTTATATTATACTTCGGTGCAGGAATAGGTGTTGCAAGACACGCACTGCTGCTACTCAAACCCCACGAGCCACTCCACCACCTGTACCAGCACGAGTCACCCCGCCACCTGTACCCGGGCACAAGTTACTCCAGCTTCCACAACGAGTACTGCCACTACTCCAGCTGCTCTGACAAGTACTGCCGCTACTGCGACTCCATCAGTACTGGTACAAGTCACCCCTGTGACCAGGAACCAAAAAATTAGGTCGGTtcattcccctgccccttacATCGAAGACCAGCTCAAGTAAGATCGTACAGGAGAGAATTCTTCCAATGAAGATTCAGGAGGgtgtccttctaaagcagataaATGAAAGTATCCTTCTAAAGTAGATCCGGGAGAGTGTCCTTCTCAGGCAGTGTCAACGGATGGGGATAACTCAGgtatcatagaattatagaattaaAGAATGGTTACAGTTAGAAGgaacctcaaagatcatctaggtccaacctccctgccacggacagggacatctcccactagaccaggttactcaaagccccatccaacctggccttgaacaactccaaggatggggcatccacaacttctctgggaaacctgttccagtgtctcaccaccctgacagtaaagaatttcttcctaatatctaatcttaatctaccctctttcagtttaaaaccattaccccttgtcctatcactacactccctgacaaagagtccctccccatctttcctgtaggcccccttcagatactggaaggccactataaggtcttctcggGGCCTTCTTTCTCCGGGCTGAATAACCccactccctcagcctgtcttcatagtataggtgctacagccctctgatcatctttgtggccctcctctggacacattccaacaggtccgtgtccttcttgtgctgaggacttcagagctggacacagcactccaagggtggggtctcaccagagcagagtagagaggcagaatcacctccctcgacctcctggccacacttcttttgatgcagcccaggttgctgttggctttctgggctgcaagaatACATTGCTggctgttatggtttgaagaacccacaaaaatttattgtcatttagacaattattctatcaacCAATGGCCCCTCTCCACCTGGGAAagggaatcagaaaaaaacaagaaaacctgaggattgaaatataaacaaatttaatagaataatactatATAATTAACATCAATAATACTAAATAACCAATGTTGATCCCGCTATCAATATGAACTATATGAGGATTATACTCATCCCATTCTATCAGTGGGAAGCTGTGCATTCCCAGCACCAGACAACAGATGTCAGACACTGAGAGTGCTACgccttcgggaggaagggaaggccacAGGGGTTCAGTGCTgcggcaagaagttctcaggagtGCAGCCAtcacagaagaggagaaactcctcagcaaactttctaatttatattgaatgtgacattcatggtatgaaataacttTGTTGGCCAGCTTAGGTCAAGTGCCCCAGGTCTCGCCCCTCCTCAcccctgcacctggctagcttgaaaacactgagaccttgaagcCCACATACCACAggtggctataaagtaaatagtttcacaaattcagacactagagtcttctaaaaattcagttttcccaagcattagaagagacc
Above is a window of Larus michahellis chromosome 1, bLarMic1.1, whole genome shotgun sequence DNA encoding:
- the LOC141737599 gene encoding uncharacterized protein LOC141737599, producing MMSLAERREEPSHPLLPGRSKARAGGDALPGQGLAQRRHPSPETGTSSRGLRGKPGQAGKAGRAREGAAWRDLREQAASSMFGAEEVCTGPEQERELPATCSGGPSGGSEAKARKSRSSRSSRAGLLFPVSRVDRQLRRGLFAERFGARAPVYLAAVLQCVTHEVMDVAGMICKKSKQKRISPSHLQMALQKCAGLKQLPRGAAVPRRRRRAAPQSPRVASPSKKNTTKSKKRCPRQRAAPARATAAVN